In Amaranthus tricolor cultivar Red isolate AtriRed21 chromosome 3, ASM2621246v1, whole genome shotgun sequence, a single window of DNA contains:
- the LOC130808189 gene encoding ETHYLENE INSENSITIVE 3-like 5 protein, translated as MVEIHEDEQMDPLSTEEMSEGSEDQEEQEDISYADLKKRIWMDQIRMKRFKAERQAAEEKASSDDVCDTTGSNNSTSTVATKEEKSRRKKMLRSQDAILKYMVKIMEVCNAQGFVYGIIPEKGKPVTGSSDSLREWWKESVKFEQSAPKAIKQLIPAITAAIEDENPSFLYMLQELQDTTLGSLLSALMPHCIPPQRRFPLERGLPPPWWPKGDEVWWGQQGAVAVEQGAPPYRKPHDLKKSWKVSVLSAVIKHMSPDLNRMMRLVKKSKCLQGKMTAKDTASWVKVVDQEEALLQLTNQCLHIKDRDRENDGKDGEVKSTEHVSNKRKANTFDQQPTEWYYVPHSNSAEFEAEYAHHVTDFGGYHYFPHRASSFPNLQIGDNDVNVLPWSWNDDVRASGESEVMSKHWGSDVAHMGLDADFQLHRENMEFDLFPLDEDHLNKQAAAAATATIWDLEYQEPNDDK; from the coding sequence ATGGTGGAAATACATGAGGATGAACAAATGGATCCTTTGAGTACAGAAGAAATGTCAGAGGGAAGTGAAGAtcaagaagaacaagaagacatCAGTTATGCCGATCTTAAGAAGCGAATATGGATGGATCAAATTCGTATGAAGAGATTCAAAGCAGAAAGACAAGCTGCAGAAGAGAAAGCATCATCCGATGATGTTTGTGACACAACAGGCTCGAACAACTCGACATCAACTGTAGCAACCAAAGAAGAAAAATCTAGACGAAAGAAGATGCTTAGATCTCAAGATGCTATCTTAAAATACATGGTGAAAATCATGGAAGTATGTAACGCGCAAGGATTTGTGTATGGAATCATCCCAGAGAAAGGAAAACCTGTGACAGGATCTTCTGATAGTCTGCGCGAATGGTGGAAAGAGTCTGTTAAGTTTGAACAGAGTGCTCCTAAAGCAATTAAACAATTGATTCCTGCTATTACAGCTGCAATCGAGGATGAAAACCCGTCTTTTCTTTACATGTTGCAAGAACTTCAAGATACGACTCTTGGGTCTTTGTTATCTGCGCTTATGCCGCATTGTATTCCTCCTCAAAGGCGGTTTCCTCTTGAGAGAGGCTTACCTCCTCCTTGGTGGCCTAAAGGAGATGAGGTTTGGTGGGGTCAACAAGGGGCGGTTGCAGTCGAGCAAGGCGCACCGCCTTATAGGAAGCCTCATGATCTTAAGAAGTCTTGGAAGGTGAGTGTTTTATCTGCAGTGATCAAACATATGTCCCCTGATTTGAACCGGATGATGCGACTGGTCAAGAAATCTAAGTGTCTTCAGGGTAAGATGACTGCTAAGGATACAGCTAGCTGGGTGAAGGTTGTTGATCAAGAAGAGGCTCTCTTACAGCTTACGAACCAATGTCTGCATATAAAAGATCGAGATCGAGAAAATGATGGTAAAGATGGAGAGGTGAAAAGTACAGAACATGTTTCCAATAAGAGGAAGGCTAATACATTTGATCAACAACCAACAGAATGGTATTATGTTCCACATAGTAATAGTGCAGAATTTGAAGCAGAATATGCGCATCATGTTACAGATTTTGGTGGGTATCACTACTTTCCACATAGAGCTTCCTCATTTCCCAATCTTCAAATAGGTGACAATGATGTAAATGTTCTCCCATGGAGTTGGAATGATGATGTTCGAGCGAGTGGAGAATCAGAGGTAATGAGTAAACATTGGGGAAGTGATGTTGCACACATGGGTTTGGATGCAGACTTTCAACTTCACAGAGAAAACATGGAGTTTGATCTTTTTCCACTTGATGAAGATCACTTGAACAAacaagcagcagcagcagcaactGCTACTATTTGGGATTTAGAATATC